Proteins encoded by one window of Musa acuminata AAA Group cultivar baxijiao chromosome BXJ2-9, Cavendish_Baxijiao_AAA, whole genome shotgun sequence:
- the LOC135622196 gene encoding glutamine synthetase cytosolic isozyme 1-like: MSGTLLLCCRGRQKLLAETWLMIMTRLVFLLVSTSVALLGKSVGVPSWPLPLLSLLVMNCGLLVTFLRITEIAGVVLSFDPKPIQGDWNGAGAHTNYCTKSMRCDGYGEGNERRLTGRHETADINTFLWGVANRGASIRVGRETEKNGKRYFEDRRPTSNKDPYVVTSMIAETTILWNP, encoded by the exons ATGTCAGGGACCCTACTACTGTGCTGCCGGGGAAGACAAAAGCTTTTGGCCGAGACATGGTTGATGATCATGACAAGGCTCGTCTTTTTGCTGGTATCAACATCGGTGGCATTATTGGGGAAGTCTG TGGGAGTTCCAAGTTGGCCCCTGCCGTTGTTATCTCTGCTGGTGATGAACTGTGGGTTGCTCGTTACATTCTTGAG GATCACCGAAATTGCAGGTGTAGTTCTTTCTTTTGATCCGAAGCCAATCCAG GGAGATTGGAATGGTGCTGGTGCTCACACGAACTACTG CACCAAGTCCATGAGATGCGATGGATACGGAGAAGGCAACGAGCGTCGTCTCACCGGGCGACACGAGACTGCTGATATCAATACCTTCTTATGG GGAGTCGCCAATCGCGGAGCCTCCATTCGAGTAGGCCGCGAGACGGAGAAGAATGGAAAAC GCTATTTCGAAGACCGGAGGCCAACATCAAACAAGGATCCCTATGTCGTCACTTCCATGATTGCTGAGACGACCATCCTCTGGAATCCATGA